The proteins below are encoded in one region of Carettochelys insculpta isolate YL-2023 chromosome 32, ASM3395843v1, whole genome shotgun sequence:
- the LOC142004906 gene encoding olfactory receptor 10A4-like, translating into MTQQFLVAIYVLTLAGDTVECHERNSFVTLAKTVAQTTNQSSCWMTSSKGDPGGNQTISNVLFLVGFSYLKELQILLFVVLLVIYLLTLMGNLLVILLIKLSPSLHTPMYFFLVNLSTSEICFTSSVVPQLLAHLLVEEKTISIAACAAGMYVSAIMGLTECCLLAAMAYDRYVAICHPLHYTTIMSVRVCALLAGAAWAIGISVGVPLNTWLFSLPFCGSNRIHHFFCDVPPVLKMACADTLQIKAVALMVTVVFILGNFLLTLLSYICITSTILKLPSAEGRRKAFSTCSSHLMVVTVFYGTSLITYLVPNTGSTTESDLLISLLNTIVSPALNPIIYTLRNKEVKRALRKTVQKSSFSHLWRN; encoded by the exons ATGACGCAGCAGTTCCTGGTCGCCATTTATGTGCTCACATTGGCTGGGGACACAGTAGAATGTCATGAGCGCAATTCCTTTGTGACTCTTGCAAAAACTGTGGCACAAACGACAAATCAGTCTTCCTGCTGG atgacctcttccaagggcgaccctggagggaaccagaccatctccaaTGTTCTcttcctggtggggttctcgtaccttaaggagctgcaaatccttctgtttgtggtgcttctggtcatctacctgctcaccctgatggggaacctgctggttatcctgctgataaagctgagcccctccctccacacccccatgtatttcttcctggtgaacctgtctacctcggaaatctgcttcaccagcagtgtggtccctcagctgctggctcacctcctggtggaggaaaagaccatctccattgcagcttgtgcagcaggCATGTACGTCAGtgccatcatgggcctcacagAATGCTGCCTactcgcagccatggcctatgaccgctatgtggccatatgtcaccccctgcactacacaaccatcatgagcgtccgggtgtgtgctctgcttgcaggggctgcatgggctaTTGGCATCTCGGTGGGCGTTCCTCTGAACACGtggctcttcagcctgcccttctgtggctccaaccgcatccatcACTTCTTCTGTGATGTTCCACCAGTGTTGaaaatggcatgtgccgacacttTGCAGATTAAGGCTGTAGCCCTCATGGTGACAGTTGTGTTCATCCTGGGCAATTTCCTGTTGACACTCCTGTCCTACATCTGCATTACCTCCACCAttctcaagctgccatcggcggagggaaggcgtaaagccttctccacctgctcctcccacctcatggtggtgactgtgttctatggaacgtccctcatcacctacctggtgcccaacaCTGGCTCtactacagagagtgacctattgatttccctattgaacacaatCGTCTCACCagcgttgaaccccataatttacactctgaggaacaaagaggtgaaaagagccttgagaaaaactgtacagaagagcagcttttctcacctctggagaaattag